A stretch of the Marinobacter sp. JH2 genome encodes the following:
- a CDS encoding YfcC family protein — protein MNDKTQPPEFPTDNSQADPEQDLATRFPTAYTILFLLIILVAALTWIIPAGQYDRAMNEDVGREVAVPGTYQTVEPNPQGFIEVMLAPTAGFYDPDSYVANAIDVALFVLFLGGFLGVMNATGAIDTGIRSAMRHLKGHEVWMIPILMTLFAIGGTTYGMAEETLAFYAILIPVMMAAGYDAVTGVAIILVGAGIGVLGSTINPFATVIAANAAQIPFTDGIVVRFVLLIGGLIICSAYVMRYAIRVKADPSRSVVSRQWDAHRRLFLGKHENEVDDSTLTRTQIVALLIFSATFVVMIWGVSSQGWWMARMGALFFGAAIVIGFIARLGEKKLTGSFVDGARDLLGVALVVGLARGIVVIMDQGMIADTILHSAETSLGGLPELAFINLMFWIEIGMSFFVPSSSGLAVLSMPILAPLADFANVGRDLVVTAFQSANGLVNLINPTFAVVVGGLAIGRVSYDRWIAFIWPLLLILTIFISVVISAAALI, from the coding sequence GTGAATGATAAAACCCAACCCCCGGAATTCCCAACAGACAACTCACAAGCTGACCCGGAACAGGATCTGGCTACGCGGTTTCCCACCGCCTATACCATCTTGTTTCTACTGATCATCCTTGTTGCTGCCCTAACATGGATTATACCTGCAGGTCAGTACGATCGGGCGATGAACGAAGACGTCGGTCGCGAAGTAGCCGTTCCCGGCACTTACCAGACAGTAGAGCCAAATCCTCAGGGTTTTATAGAGGTGATGCTCGCACCCACAGCCGGGTTTTATGATCCGGACAGTTACGTAGCCAACGCTATTGATGTCGCCCTCTTCGTACTTTTCCTGGGTGGCTTCCTCGGCGTAATGAACGCCACAGGGGCCATAGATACCGGGATACGCAGCGCTATGCGACACCTCAAGGGCCATGAAGTCTGGATGATCCCGATATTGATGACCCTTTTTGCCATTGGCGGCACAACCTATGGCATGGCTGAGGAGACGCTGGCTTTCTATGCCATTTTGATCCCGGTAATGATGGCCGCCGGATACGATGCAGTAACAGGGGTGGCCATAATTCTAGTCGGTGCCGGAATCGGTGTACTCGGCTCTACCATTAACCCATTTGCTACGGTCATCGCAGCCAACGCGGCTCAAATTCCGTTTACTGACGGCATTGTCGTGCGTTTTGTTCTGCTGATAGGCGGCCTGATAATTTGCTCAGCTTACGTTATGCGATACGCCATTCGTGTAAAAGCAGACCCTTCTCGTTCGGTTGTTTCCAGGCAATGGGATGCTCACCGACGGCTTTTTTTGGGCAAGCACGAGAATGAAGTCGATGACTCCACACTTACCAGAACACAGATTGTTGCCCTGCTGATTTTTTCTGCAACCTTTGTCGTCATGATCTGGGGCGTTTCGTCACAGGGTTGGTGGATGGCCCGCATGGGTGCGCTGTTTTTTGGTGCAGCGATCGTAATCGGGTTTATTGCTCGCCTTGGCGAGAAGAAACTCACCGGCAGTTTTGTTGACGGTGCACGCGATCTTTTGGGTGTTGCTCTGGTAGTGGGCCTTGCAAGAGGCATTGTGGTGATTATGGACCAAGGCATGATTGCAGACACCATTTTGCACAGTGCCGAAACATCCCTTGGCGGGCTCCCCGAACTGGCGTTTATTAATTTGATGTTCTGGATTGAGATAGGCATGAGCTTCTTTGTGCCCTCTTCTTCCGGGCTGGCGGTTCTGTCCATGCCGATTCTGGCGCCGCTTGCTGATTTCGCCAATGTGGGCCGCGATCTTGTCGTCACGGCCTTCCAGTCTGCCAACGGCCTGGTGAACCTGATCAACCCCACCTTTGCGGTAGTGGTCGGTGGCCTGGCGATAGGCCGTGTGTCCTATGACCGCTGGATCGCTTTTATCTGGCCTTTGCTTTTAATTCTTACCATTTTCATTTCGGTGGTTATCAGTGCAGCTGCACTCATTTAA
- a CDS encoding DNA-3-methyladenine glycosylase I, with amino-acid sequence MGFSKIQERAIARKGGIEELNALLPKMPSAVALAARTDDRYLSEITRCVFKAGFVWRVIENKWPDFEAAFEGFVPAYWQQVPPEVLERLAEDTRVVRNLQKIRTVPENARMIMDVAQDHGSFGRFLAEWPHEDQVGLLMYLKRNGARLGGNTAQYFLRRVGWDGFIMSHDVVTALTRADILDASPTSKKGLTQAQNAFNQWHQETGLPISHLSRIVSFTVDND; translated from the coding sequence ATGGGGTTTTCAAAAATTCAGGAACGCGCCATTGCACGTAAAGGCGGCATCGAAGAACTGAACGCCCTCCTGCCCAAAATGCCGTCAGCCGTGGCGCTGGCGGCGCGAACGGACGATCGCTATCTTTCGGAAATAACGCGATGTGTATTCAAGGCGGGCTTTGTCTGGCGAGTGATTGAGAACAAATGGCCAGATTTTGAAGCGGCCTTCGAAGGGTTTGTGCCCGCCTATTGGCAGCAGGTGCCGCCAGAAGTTCTGGAAAGACTGGCCGAAGATACGCGGGTTGTCCGAAACTTGCAGAAAATTCGCACGGTGCCAGAAAACGCCCGGATGATTATGGATGTGGCGCAAGATCACGGCAGCTTTGGCCGTTTTCTGGCCGAATGGCCCCACGAAGATCAGGTGGGCTTGTTGATGTACTTGAAGCGCAACGGCGCCCGGCTGGGCGGTAATACCGCCCAGTATTTTCTGCGCCGGGTGGGCTGGGACGGCTTCATTATGTCCCACGATGTGGTGACCGCCTTGACTCGAGCTGACATTCTGGACGCATCACCCACCAGCAAGAAGGGGCTGACTCAGGCCCAGAACGCGTTCAATCAGTGGCACCAGGAAACGGGCTTGCCCATCAGCCACTTATCCCGGATTGTCTCCTTTACTGTGGATAACGATTAA
- the cobS gene encoding adenosylcobinamide-GDP ribazoletransferase gives MATKPSLNNEWQAFWLAVGFLTRIPMLAQINYSQRLMNQSSLYFPLVGLLLGIIYVVAFTLFSLVASPLVAIILVIIGHLFITGAFHEDGLADSIDALGGGYTVKKRLEIMKDSRIGTYGTVALVMALLLKVALLMDVEHIWLALLIAPAVSRLTPLLLMATLPYVTDPDKSKSKPVADGFSNVRLATAAAFAVVLSLALSFWHPLLIIGTLPAVLFVALCWGAYLRGQLGGYTGDALGASVVFSELVLLMFL, from the coding sequence ATGGCGACCAAACCTTCCCTGAACAACGAGTGGCAGGCCTTCTGGCTGGCCGTTGGTTTCCTTACCCGCATTCCGATGCTGGCACAAATCAACTATTCTCAGCGATTGATGAACCAGAGCAGCCTTTACTTTCCTTTGGTCGGTTTGCTGCTGGGCATTATTTACGTTGTGGCCTTCACGCTGTTCTCGCTGGTTGCCAGCCCATTAGTTGCCATCATCCTCGTGATCATCGGACACCTGTTTATCACCGGGGCGTTTCACGAAGACGGTCTGGCCGACAGTATCGATGCGCTGGGCGGTGGCTATACCGTTAAGAAACGACTGGAGATCATGAAAGATAGTCGGATTGGCACCTACGGTACGGTGGCGCTGGTGATGGCGCTATTGTTGAAGGTCGCACTGCTGATGGACGTTGAGCATATCTGGCTGGCGCTGCTGATCGCCCCGGCGGTTTCCCGGCTTACGCCCTTGCTGTTGATGGCGACACTGCCGTATGTCACCGATCCGGACAAAAGCAAATCCAAACCCGTAGCAGACGGTTTTTCTAACGTGCGGCTGGCCACCGCAGCGGCCTTTGCGGTGGTGCTGAGCCTGGCGCTGTCTTTCTGGCACCCGCTATTGATTATCGGCACCCTGCCTGCGGTGCTGTTTGTGGCCCTGTGCTGGGGCGCATACCTGCGCGGCCAGCTGGGCGGCTACACCGGCGACGCTCTGGGGGCGAGCGTGGTGTTCAGCGAATTGGTGCTGCTGATGTTTTTGTAA
- a CDS encoding response regulator transcription factor, producing the protein MRILLVEDDHPLALTMLDMLREDQNTVDWLDDGQKALNALADEHFDLAILDLTLPRVDGLDIIRRTRQNGNQTPIIILTARTDLDEKLQGLDSGADDYLTKPFAMAELKARIRAVTRRGRADNSTAGIRVGRLTLNPETGNLSIGNDTVMLPRSEFQILHYLMRHPDQVATRRRLEDQLYGWEQGAESNSLEVHVHHLRRRIGKTAIRTLRGVGYLLDSDAVGKDSLE; encoded by the coding sequence CCGCTCGCCCTCACCATGCTCGACATGCTGCGGGAGGATCAGAATACCGTGGACTGGCTGGATGACGGTCAGAAAGCCCTGAACGCCCTTGCGGATGAGCACTTTGATCTGGCCATTCTGGACCTGACCCTACCCAGGGTTGATGGGCTCGATATTATCCGGCGCACCCGCCAGAACGGTAACCAGACGCCCATCATCATTCTGACTGCAAGAACCGATCTGGACGAGAAGCTGCAAGGTCTGGATTCCGGCGCTGATGACTATCTCACCAAACCCTTTGCCATGGCGGAGTTAAAAGCCCGCATCAGAGCTGTGACCCGGCGCGGGAGAGCAGATAATTCAACCGCCGGGATTCGTGTTGGCCGCCTCACTTTGAACCCGGAAACAGGAAACCTGAGTATCGGAAATGACACCGTAATGCTGCCCCGCAGTGAATTCCAGATACTGCACTATCTCATGCGCCATCCGGACCAGGTAGCCACCCGCCGCCGACTGGAAGATCAATTGTATGGTTGGGAGCAAGGCGCGGAAAGCAACTCATTGGAAGTTCACGTGCACCACCTTCGCCGGAGGATAGGAAAAACCGCCATTCGAACACTCAGGGGTGTTGGGTATCTTCTGGACAGCGACGCTGTAGGAAAGGATTCTTTGGAATGA
- a CDS encoding arginine deiminase, whose translation MSDHKLGVHSETGKLRQVVVCRPGLAHRRLTPSNCDALLFDDVFWVKQAQKDHDVFAGVMRDRGVEVLDVNDLLAETLNIPEARKWILDHRITWNGIGVGMISDLRAWMDELPGSKLSEYLIGGLEVGDLPFDPTGLFGNHLGHYGFVLPPLPNYLFTRDNSAWIYGGVTLNPMYWAARQPETLLMAGIYRFHPKFSGKVDVLWGDPTKHHGLATLEGGDVMPVGNGAVLVGMGERSSPQAVGQLANALFETGTAERVIACQIPKSRTAMHLDTIFTFCGGNVVTAFKEVADEVVCYDLTPGTGNKHLAFRQDSRPLFDVVAEVLGYQSLEVVATGGNDPAEREREQWNDGNNVLALSPGVVIGYDRNDDTNAALKSAGIEVLSIPGAELGRGRGGGRCMSCPTMRDPI comes from the coding sequence ATGTCCGATCACAAGCTTGGAGTACATTCAGAAACCGGAAAACTGCGGCAGGTGGTTGTTTGCCGACCGGGTCTGGCACACCGACGGCTAACCCCGTCCAACTGCGACGCTCTGCTGTTTGATGACGTTTTCTGGGTGAAGCAAGCTCAAAAAGATCACGATGTGTTTGCTGGAGTGATGCGGGATCGGGGTGTTGAGGTTCTTGATGTTAACGATTTGCTGGCCGAAACCCTGAACATCCCAGAAGCCCGAAAATGGATTCTGGACCACCGAATTACTTGGAACGGCATAGGCGTGGGGATGATTTCTGATCTACGCGCTTGGATGGACGAATTGCCAGGCAGCAAACTATCGGAATACCTGATTGGCGGACTTGAAGTGGGAGACCTGCCGTTCGACCCTACCGGACTATTCGGCAACCACTTGGGCCACTACGGCTTCGTACTGCCGCCGCTGCCCAACTACCTGTTCACACGGGACAACAGCGCCTGGATCTACGGCGGTGTAACTCTAAACCCCATGTACTGGGCTGCGCGCCAACCCGAAACCCTGTTGATGGCGGGCATATATCGCTTCCATCCGAAATTTTCTGGCAAGGTGGACGTGCTCTGGGGTGACCCTACGAAACACCATGGCCTTGCCACGCTCGAAGGCGGCGATGTGATGCCCGTGGGCAACGGTGCTGTGCTTGTGGGTATGGGCGAGCGCTCATCGCCACAGGCTGTAGGGCAACTGGCGAATGCCTTATTCGAAACAGGTACGGCTGAACGGGTAATTGCCTGTCAGATCCCGAAATCACGAACCGCCATGCACTTGGACACCATTTTCACATTCTGCGGCGGCAACGTTGTCACCGCGTTCAAAGAGGTTGCGGATGAAGTGGTCTGCTACGACCTCACTCCGGGAACCGGTAATAAGCACTTAGCTTTCCGTCAGGATTCCAGACCGTTGTTTGATGTGGTTGCAGAAGTACTCGGTTATCAATCTCTGGAAGTTGTCGCAACAGGTGGTAATGACCCAGCCGAACGTGAGCGGGAGCAATGGAACGATGGCAACAATGTGCTAGCGCTAAGCCCAGGAGTCGTTATCGGCTACGACCGCAACGACGACACCAACGCAGCCTTGAAATCAGCAGGCATTGAAGTGCTGTCTATTCCTGGCGCCGAGCTAGGCCGTGGCCGCGGCGGTGGGCGTTGCATGAGCTGCCCC
- a CDS encoding ATP-binding protein, with the protein MSLTRKLTLLVTGTVFFITLIAAGWGYYVSDHQMEELFDAELAQSTRIVQGLVEHLSDTQSFEQLSRTLSLTLQLPESTYQGPEEEDEILADGAGHKYERKLAFEVWTPDGNPVLDTLNANDDQGLKPGFDWLEVAGYQWRTFTLNDPKTGFWIRSAQREDVRDELSQEIAVGNLLPFLLALPLLALAVVGSIQLGFQPLRKLERPVRNMAPENIHPLDDRQAPREVAGLVHAVNGLLRRLNQALERERRFSADAAHELRTPLAALRLNLEQQAERYPGEFENLTAAVDRMVHLVEQLLLLSKVDAGVDFRSEPQNLAELVEQSIADVAPLALKKQIEPELDNPYPLAMINCHNALITTMMRSLLANAIQYSPPRTQVSTTMRKVNGGFKVSICDQGPGIPVKDRERALSRFTRLDQRQGQGAGLGLAIAQRIVELHGGKLSLEGRADGEHGLCVTIWIPAKP; encoded by the coding sequence ATGAGCCTGACACGCAAGCTGACGTTACTGGTAACCGGCACGGTTTTTTTCATCACCTTGATTGCCGCTGGCTGGGGTTATTACGTCAGTGACCACCAGATGGAAGAACTGTTCGATGCCGAGCTCGCGCAAAGCACACGTATCGTGCAGGGCCTTGTAGAGCACCTTTCCGACACCCAATCATTTGAGCAACTGTCCCGCACTCTGTCGCTGACCCTGCAGCTGCCTGAAAGCACGTATCAGGGCCCCGAAGAAGAAGACGAAATTCTCGCCGATGGCGCGGGCCACAAATACGAACGCAAACTTGCTTTCGAGGTATGGACGCCAGATGGTAACCCCGTGTTGGATACCCTCAATGCTAACGATGATCAGGGACTTAAACCGGGATTCGACTGGCTAGAGGTGGCGGGCTATCAGTGGCGCACATTCACCCTGAACGACCCGAAAACCGGCTTCTGGATCCGATCCGCTCAGCGTGAAGACGTCCGTGATGAACTCAGTCAGGAAATTGCGGTGGGCAATCTGCTACCTTTTCTTCTCGCTTTGCCCCTGCTTGCGCTCGCCGTGGTGGGTTCTATCCAGCTGGGGTTCCAACCTTTGCGGAAATTGGAAAGACCCGTTCGCAATATGGCGCCTGAGAACATCCATCCCTTGGATGACCGGCAGGCCCCTCGCGAAGTCGCCGGCCTTGTACATGCCGTAAATGGCCTTCTGAGAAGGCTGAATCAGGCTCTGGAACGGGAGCGTCGCTTTTCCGCTGATGCAGCCCATGAGTTGCGAACGCCCTTAGCTGCCTTACGCCTGAATCTGGAGCAACAAGCCGAACGTTATCCCGGCGAATTCGAAAACCTAACGGCCGCCGTTGATCGCATGGTCCATCTGGTTGAACAGCTACTGCTGTTAAGTAAGGTCGATGCCGGAGTCGATTTTCGCTCCGAGCCCCAAAATCTAGCCGAGCTCGTGGAGCAAAGTATTGCCGATGTTGCCCCTCTGGCGCTGAAAAAACAGATCGAACCGGAGCTGGATAACCCTTACCCACTTGCCATGATCAACTGCCACAACGCGCTCATCACGACCATGATGCGCTCACTGCTGGCCAATGCCATTCAGTACAGCCCTCCGCGCACTCAGGTCAGCACAACCATGCGTAAAGTAAACGGCGGCTTCAAAGTCTCTATCTGCGACCAAGGGCCGGGCATCCCAGTGAAAGATCGGGAGCGCGCACTCAGCCGCTTCACTCGTCTCGATCAGCGACAGGGTCAGGGGGCGGGTTTAGGCCTGGCTATCGCCCAGCGTATTGTAGAACTCCACGGAGGCAAGTTGTCCCTTGAGGGAAGAGCTGACGGGGAGCACGGGCTCTGTGTAACGATTTGGATTCCGGCAAAGCCGTAA